The genomic region CGTAACAGTAGCTTTCGAAATAAGTTATGCGATATTTGCATTGTCAGTAGCATTAATGCCGTTCTTAAGGAGAGAACTTTTTGAGACTGCTGTCATTGTTAAGAGGAGGATTTTGGGAATACCAGTAATTAGCCTAATAGGATTCTCAACCTTCGGCTTTCTAGTTTACATTACTTATATTACTTGGGGAAATCCAGTACTCTTGCCAATTAATTTACCTACAATACTTTCCTTGGTATTTATGTACGGCTCAGGATTTGCTATATATTACATAGCTAAATTAATAAACCTAAGAAAAGGTATTGACGTAGGATTGGTCTTTAAGGAAATACCTCCTGAATAAGGAATTATTTCTTTTTCCTTTTCCTCTTATCTCTCTCACATTAGCATATAAGATATTACTTTTAGATCCGAAATTATGTAACTAACCCTCACGTACTCGTTTGGCTCGTGCGCAGTCTCGTCGCAAGTCATCCAAACTACTGGATTTAATCCAAGGGACCTTAAATATTTTGCATAAGTACCTCCTCCTATGCCTATTGCCTTAGCATCAATACCTTTTACTGCCTTTATTGCGTTCTTTAACAACTTTACGGTCTCGGAATTTTCATCCGTAGGTCTTGTAGTATCTTCTCTATTAACTACCTCTACTTCAACCTTACAATTATTTTCCGCCTCAAATCTTTTTACAATTTCATTTATCGTATTCAAAACATCATCAACGTCGTATTGAGGAAGAATTCTGCAATCCATGTAAAATGTATGCTTTCCCGGTATAGTATTTACGTTTTCTACGTTCTTCTCAACTTTAGTTATTTCAAATGTTGAAGTAGGCGGTTCAAATAGTTCATTTTTTGCATCATATTTTTCGTGAAGTTCTTCATAAAGAGTAATGCCTAATATCATTGAAAGAAGGTGAGCGTTAATCCCTTTCTCTGGAGTGCTTGCGTGAGCTTGTTTGCCTATTACTGTAAATTTCAACCATAAAATACTTTTTTCTGCAACTTCAATCATTGAGCCTTCCGGATTGCCTGCGTCTGGAATTAATATTATATCATCCTTGTTAAATAAGGAATAATTTTTAGCCAAATATGAAACTCCGTACTTACTCCCTGTTTCCTCATCTGCTGAGACTAATAATGAAAAATTAATGTTAGGAGTGAGATTTAATTCCTTAAGAACTTTAGCTAGTGTAATTCCTAATACAATTGCTTGTCCATCGTCCTCAACCCCCCTACCGTAAATATAATCTCCATCGACAGTAACGCTGAATGGATCGAATTTCCATAAGCTCCTATCTCCCTCAGGAACAGTATCCATGTGAGCTATAATCCATAAAGTCTTACTTTGATTTCTTCCTTTTATTGTTCCGATAAGGTTAGGTCTTACTTTTGAAGGAACTCTTTCATCTTTTACGTCTATCTCCTTAACTTCGTCAAAGTATTTTTCCATAATTTCCTTTAATTTCATAGCTCTAGAATATTCTCCTTCACCGCCGTTTTCCGGACCTAATGCTTTAATAGGAATGAATTCCTTATAGAGAGAAATAATAAAATCTCTCTGATTATCAATCTCTTTATATAAACTTTCCAATGATTTTTGTTCCATATTTCAAGGTAACATAAAAGGAAAATAAGCATTATGTGTTAAGACCTAATCACTTTTATTCTATATTGAGCTAATGCTAATAATGAGTAGTAACGATGATGTAAATTTACTTCTTAAAAGGGCAGAAAAATTCAGAAAAGATAGCATTACAGCATATCAAGAAGGATATTACGATATATCCTGCTTTTACGCTGAACAAGCAGTGCAATTGAAAGCTAAAGCATTTATTTTAAAGAATCTAGGTTTTATGCCAAGGATTCACGGAATAAGGGAACTACTTTCAATAATTTACAAATATACTGGAAATGAAAACATTAAGAACTTTATAGATAAAAATAGGAGAGAATTGAAAGAACTTGAGGAAGGATATACTGACTCTAGGTACGGGTTCTCTCCTTACACTAAGGAAGATGCTGAGGTGTGTTTAAATTTAATGAATTCAATATTTAATTTAATATGAAGAGTTTCCTAGACGTTTACGTGGAGTTCGTTAAAGAAAAAATGAACCTACTTGCGAATTTCTGT from Acidianus ambivalens harbors:
- a CDS encoding M20 family metallo-hydrolase produces the protein MEQKSLESLYKEIDNQRDFIISLYKEFIPIKALGPENGGEGEYSRAMKLKEIMEKYFDEVKEIDVKDERVPSKVRPNLIGTIKGRNQSKTLWIIAHMDTVPEGDRSLWKFDPFSVTVDGDYIYGRGVEDDGQAIVLGITLAKVLKELNLTPNINFSLLVSADEETGSKYGVSYLAKNYSLFNKDDIILIPDAGNPEGSMIEVAEKSILWLKFTVIGKQAHASTPEKGINAHLLSMILGITLYEELHEKYDAKNELFEPPTSTFEITKVEKNVENVNTIPGKHTFYMDCRILPQYDVDDVLNTINEIVKRFEAENNCKVEVEVVNREDTTRPTDENSETVKLLKNAIKAVKGIDAKAIGIGGGTYAKYLRSLGLNPVVWMTCDETAHEPNEYVRVSYIISDLKVISYMLM
- a CDS encoding HEPN domain-containing protein, which codes for MSSNDDVNLLLKRAEKFRKDSITAYQEGYYDISCFYAEQAVQLKAKAFILKNLGFMPRIHGIRELLSIIYKYTGNENIKNFIDKNRRELKELEEGYTDSRYGFSPYTKEDAEVCLNLMNSIFNLI